From one Peromyscus maniculatus bairdii isolate BWxNUB_F1_BW_parent chromosome 17, HU_Pman_BW_mat_3.1, whole genome shotgun sequence genomic stretch:
- the Cilp2 gene encoding cartilage intermediate layer protein 2 isoform X1 — translation MKRSGHDSLVAPEGGLSSPHLAPPCTPTDATSTEERTAAAQGLPGRPPDPSQPSPALEDWEEASEWTSWFNVDHPGGDGDFESLAAIRFYYGPARVCPRPLALEARTTDWALPASVGERVHANPARGFWCLNREQPRGRRCSNYHVRFRCPLEAAWGAWGAWGLCSKSCGPGRRLRRRSCQSSSGDTCPGSPQEAQKCVRSRCPGCSSDTCGCPDHILSGSVVTPSGQQLAGARVFLPARPGTVAISDTHGTFRVPGVCAGSQANVSAQMNGFSAGTAQAHANSSNSATVTIVLKALGKPYLLKHPESRVREAGQKVTFCCKASGTPMPKKYSWFHNGTLLDRRQHGSGPHLELRGLREAQAGEYHCKAWNEAGAVRSRAAQLTVLAPGQPACDPRPQEHLIKLPDDCGQSSDSPAYLDVGLCADTRCPGPVGSSPRCGDAGSRCCSALRLESREIRCSGYVLPVKVVAECGCRKCLPRRGLVRGRVVAADSGEPLRFANILLGRAPIGFTSYQGDFTIEVPPATERLVVTFVDPRGEFVDSVRVLPFDPRGAGVYHEVRALRKAAAVLLDAERGGAIPLGGAEEEAAAPALGELVLPPGTFRYPDGRPYAGPVEARVTFVDPRDLASASAASSDLRFLDSSGELAPLRTYGMFAVDLRAPGSAEQLHAARAAVRVDAEHVRMPGHAEALALWSLEPESGLWEVEGDEQGGGGFRREEVAARVRREERAFLVGALTVRERRLFNLDVPERRRCFVKVRAYGTDRFAPAEQVQGVVVTLLNLEPAPGFTGNPRAWGRFDSAVTGPNGACVPAFCDAERPDAYTALVTATLGGEELEAAPSRPRATAAAVGVAQPYLERLGYQRTDHDDPALKRTGFRVNLARPRAGRESEAHGPVYPWRRLRDCEDAPVTDSHFRFSRVEADKYEYDVVPFREGAPASWTGDLLAWWPNPQEFRACFLKVRLQGPQEYMVRSHNAGGTHAATRGRLYGLRDTRSVRHPERPGASAACVEFKCGGMLFDQRQVDRTLVTVTPQGSCRRVAVNTLLQDYLARHPPLAPDGDDLSAFAMLAPLDALGHNYGVYTVTDQSPRLAKEIAIGRCFDGSSDGFSREMKADAGTAVTFQCREPPARPSLFQRLLENPASALGDVRREMGQATRGAQAQAGDTDPLGVRPGQ, via the exons GGGCGAGCGGGTACATGCCAACCCAGCACGCGGTTTTTGGTGTCTCAATCGGGAGCAGCCGCGAGGCCGCCGCTGCTCCAACTACCATGTGCGCTTCCGCTGCCCACTGG AGGCCGCGTGGGGCGCATGGGGCGCGTGGGGTCTCTGCTCCAAGAGCTGCGGTCCAGGCCGTCGCCTGCGCCGCCGCAGCTGTCAAAGCTCGTCTGGGGATACGTGTCCTGGGAGCCCCCAGGAGGCGCAGAAGTGCGTGAGGTCCCGGTGCCCAG GGTGTAGCTCTGACACCTGCGGGTGCCCTGACCACATCCTCTCGGGCTCAGTGGTCACCCCGTCTGGGCAACAGCTGGCCGGAGCCAGGGTCTTCCTTCCAGCCCGACCTGGCACAGTAGCCATCAGTGACACCCATGGAACCTTCCGGGTGCCTGGAGTCTGCGCTGGCAGCCAGGCCAACGTCAGTGCCCAGATGAACGGCTTCTCTGCGGGGACAGCCCAGGCCCACGCCAACAGCTCCAACTCAGCCACGGTCACCATCGTCCTTAAAGCGTTAG GGAAGCCATACCTGTTAAAGCACCCTGAGTCGCGAGTGCGAGAGGCAGGTCAGAAGGTGACCTTCTGCTGCAAGGCTTCGGGGACCCCCATGCCTAAGAAATACTCCTG GTTCCACAACGGGACGCTGCTGGACCGGCGCCAGCACGGGTCCGGGCCGCATCTGGAGCTCCGGGGGCTTCGCGAGGCCCAGGCGGGGGAGTACCACTGCAAGGCCTGGAACGAGGCTGGCGCCGTGCGCTCCCGCGCCGCCCAGCTCACGGTGCTCG CTCCCGGCCAGCCAGCCTGCGACCCCCGGCCTCAGGAACACTTGATCAAGCTTCCGGACGACTGTGGCCAGTCCAGCGACAGCCCCGCCTACCTAGACGTGGGCCTGTGCGCGGACACGCGCTGCCCGGGCCCCGTGGGCTCCAGCCCTCGCTGTGGGGACGCGGGCTCTCGCTGCTGTTCAGCGCTGCGCCTGGAGAGCAGGGAAATCCGCTGCTCCGGCTACGTGCTCCCGGTGAAGGTGGTGGCCGAGTGTGGCTGTCGCAAGTGCCTGCCCCGTCGGGGGCTGGTGAGGGGCCGCGTGGTGGCTGCGGACTCTGGGGAGCCCCTGCGCTTCGCCAACATCCTGCTGGGCCGCGCTCCCATCGGCTTCACCTCCTACCAGGGCGACTTCACCATCGAGGTGCCGCCGGCCACCGAGCGCCTCGTGGTGACCTTCGTGGACCCGAGGGGCGAGTTCGTGGACAGCGTCCGCGTGCTGCCCTTCGACCCCCGCGGCGCCGGCGTGTACCACGAGGTCCGTGCGCTGCGCAAGGCGGCCGCAGTGCTGCTGGACGCGGAGCGCGGCGGTGCAATCCCTCTGGGCGGCgcggaggaggaggcggcggcacCAGCTCTAGGCGAGCTGGTCTTGCCGCCCGGGACCTTCCGATACCCCGACGGCCGTCCCTACGCCGGACCAGTAGAGGCGCGTGTCACCTTCGTGGACCCTCGTGACCTGGCGTCGGCGTCCGCGGCGTCCAGCGACCTGCGCTTCCTGGACAGCTCTGGCGAGCTGGCGCCACTGCGCACCTACGGCATGTTCGCGGTGGACCTGCGCGCGCCTGGCTCCGCCGAGCAGCTGCACGCGGCGCGCGCGGCCGTGCGCGTGGACGCCGAGCACGTGCGCATGCCCGGCCACGCCGAGGCTCTGGCGCTCTGGTCGCTGGAGCCGGAGAGCGGCctgtgggaggtggagggggacGAGCAGGGGGGAGGCGGCTTCCGGCGCGAGGAGGTGGCGGCGCGCGTGCGCAGGGAGGAGCGCGCGTTCCTCGTGGGCGCGCTCACCGTGCGCGAGCGCCGCCTCTTCAACCTGGACGTGCCCGAGCGGCGCCGCTGCTTCGTGAAGGTCCGCGCCTACGGCACCGACCGCTTCGCGCCCGCCGAGCAGGTGCAGGGCGTGGTGGTGACGCTGCTCAACCTGGAGCCCGCGCCGGGCTTCACGGGCAACCCTCGCGCGTGGGGCCGCTTCGACAGCGCCGTCACCGGGCCCAACGGCGCGTGCGTGCCCGCCTTCTGCGACGCCGAGCGGCCCGACGCCTACACGGCTTTGGTGACCGCGACCCTGGGCGGCGAGGAGCTGGAGGCCGCGCCGTCGCGGCCACGCGCGACCGCAGCCGCCGTGGGCGTAGCACAGCCCTACTTGGAGCGCCTCGGCTACCAGCGCACAGACCACGACGACCCAGCGCTCAAGCGCACCGGCTTCCGCGTGAACCTTGCGCGCCCACGCGCGGGCCGCGAGTCCGAGGCGCACGGGCCCGTGTATCCGTGGCGCCGCCTGCGCGACTGTGAGGACGCGCCGGTCACCGACAGCCACTTCCGATTCTCGCGCGTGGAGGCAGACAAGTACGAGTACGACGTGGTGCCGTTCCGTGAGGGCGCACCCGCCTCGTGGACCGGAGACCTGCTGGCCTGGTGGCCCAACCCGCAGGAGTTCCGCGCGTGCTTCCTGAAGGTGCGACTGCAGGGCCCGCAGGAGTACATGGTGCGCTCGCACAACGCGGGCGGCACCCACGCGGCCACGCGCGGCCGCCTCTACGGCCTTCGGGACACCCGCAGCGTGCGCCACCCCGAGCGCCCCGGCGCCTCGGCCGCCTGCGTGGAGTTCAAGTGCGGCGGCATGCTGTTCGATCAGCGCCAGGTGGACCGGACGCTGGTGACTGTGACCCCGCAGGGCAGCTGCCGCCGCGTGGCCGTCAACACGCTCCTGCAGGACTACCTCGCCCGGCACCCGCCGCTCGCTCCCGACGGCGACGACCTAAGCGCCTTCGCTATGCTCGCCCCGCTCGACGCGCTCGGCCACAACTATGGCGTCTATACGGTCACTGACCAGAGCCCACGGCTGGCCAAGGAGATAGCCATCGGCCGCTGCTTCGATGGCTCCTCCGACGGGTTCTCCCGGGAGATGAAGGCGGACGCGGGCACGGCTGTCACCTTCCAGTGCCGTGAGCCCCccgccaggcccagtctcttccAACGGCTGCTGGAGAACCCAGCATCGGCACTGGGTGACGTCCGCAGGGAGATGGGTCAGGCCACCCGGGGTGCCCAGGCCCAAGCCGGAGATACCGACCCCTTGGGCGTGCGCCCGGGACAGTGA
- the Cilp2 gene encoding cartilage intermediate layer protein 2 isoform X2: MASPLPLLCLCIAVAHLAGARDATSTEERTAAAQGLPGRPPDPSQPSPALEDWEEASEWTSWFNVDHPGGDGDFESLAAIRFYYGPARVCPRPLALEARTTDWALPASVGERVHANPARGFWCLNREQPRGRRCSNYHVRFRCPLEAAWGAWGAWGLCSKSCGPGRRLRRRSCQSSSGDTCPGSPQEAQKCVRSRCPGCSSDTCGCPDHILSGSVVTPSGQQLAGARVFLPARPGTVAISDTHGTFRVPGVCAGSQANVSAQMNGFSAGTAQAHANSSNSATVTIVLKALGKPYLLKHPESRVREAGQKVTFCCKASGTPMPKKYSWFHNGTLLDRRQHGSGPHLELRGLREAQAGEYHCKAWNEAGAVRSRAAQLTVLAPGQPACDPRPQEHLIKLPDDCGQSSDSPAYLDVGLCADTRCPGPVGSSPRCGDAGSRCCSALRLESREIRCSGYVLPVKVVAECGCRKCLPRRGLVRGRVVAADSGEPLRFANILLGRAPIGFTSYQGDFTIEVPPATERLVVTFVDPRGEFVDSVRVLPFDPRGAGVYHEVRALRKAAAVLLDAERGGAIPLGGAEEEAAAPALGELVLPPGTFRYPDGRPYAGPVEARVTFVDPRDLASASAASSDLRFLDSSGELAPLRTYGMFAVDLRAPGSAEQLHAARAAVRVDAEHVRMPGHAEALALWSLEPESGLWEVEGDEQGGGGFRREEVAARVRREERAFLVGALTVRERRLFNLDVPERRRCFVKVRAYGTDRFAPAEQVQGVVVTLLNLEPAPGFTGNPRAWGRFDSAVTGPNGACVPAFCDAERPDAYTALVTATLGGEELEAAPSRPRATAAAVGVAQPYLERLGYQRTDHDDPALKRTGFRVNLARPRAGRESEAHGPVYPWRRLRDCEDAPVTDSHFRFSRVEADKYEYDVVPFREGAPASWTGDLLAWWPNPQEFRACFLKVRLQGPQEYMVRSHNAGGTHAATRGRLYGLRDTRSVRHPERPGASAACVEFKCGGMLFDQRQVDRTLVTVTPQGSCRRVAVNTLLQDYLARHPPLAPDGDDLSAFAMLAPLDALGHNYGVYTVTDQSPRLAKEIAIGRCFDGSSDGFSREMKADAGTAVTFQCREPPARPSLFQRLLENPASALGDVRREMGQATRGAQAQAGDTDPLGVRPGQ, from the exons GGGCGAGCGGGTACATGCCAACCCAGCACGCGGTTTTTGGTGTCTCAATCGGGAGCAGCCGCGAGGCCGCCGCTGCTCCAACTACCATGTGCGCTTCCGCTGCCCACTGG AGGCCGCGTGGGGCGCATGGGGCGCGTGGGGTCTCTGCTCCAAGAGCTGCGGTCCAGGCCGTCGCCTGCGCCGCCGCAGCTGTCAAAGCTCGTCTGGGGATACGTGTCCTGGGAGCCCCCAGGAGGCGCAGAAGTGCGTGAGGTCCCGGTGCCCAG GGTGTAGCTCTGACACCTGCGGGTGCCCTGACCACATCCTCTCGGGCTCAGTGGTCACCCCGTCTGGGCAACAGCTGGCCGGAGCCAGGGTCTTCCTTCCAGCCCGACCTGGCACAGTAGCCATCAGTGACACCCATGGAACCTTCCGGGTGCCTGGAGTCTGCGCTGGCAGCCAGGCCAACGTCAGTGCCCAGATGAACGGCTTCTCTGCGGGGACAGCCCAGGCCCACGCCAACAGCTCCAACTCAGCCACGGTCACCATCGTCCTTAAAGCGTTAG GGAAGCCATACCTGTTAAAGCACCCTGAGTCGCGAGTGCGAGAGGCAGGTCAGAAGGTGACCTTCTGCTGCAAGGCTTCGGGGACCCCCATGCCTAAGAAATACTCCTG GTTCCACAACGGGACGCTGCTGGACCGGCGCCAGCACGGGTCCGGGCCGCATCTGGAGCTCCGGGGGCTTCGCGAGGCCCAGGCGGGGGAGTACCACTGCAAGGCCTGGAACGAGGCTGGCGCCGTGCGCTCCCGCGCCGCCCAGCTCACGGTGCTCG CTCCCGGCCAGCCAGCCTGCGACCCCCGGCCTCAGGAACACTTGATCAAGCTTCCGGACGACTGTGGCCAGTCCAGCGACAGCCCCGCCTACCTAGACGTGGGCCTGTGCGCGGACACGCGCTGCCCGGGCCCCGTGGGCTCCAGCCCTCGCTGTGGGGACGCGGGCTCTCGCTGCTGTTCAGCGCTGCGCCTGGAGAGCAGGGAAATCCGCTGCTCCGGCTACGTGCTCCCGGTGAAGGTGGTGGCCGAGTGTGGCTGTCGCAAGTGCCTGCCCCGTCGGGGGCTGGTGAGGGGCCGCGTGGTGGCTGCGGACTCTGGGGAGCCCCTGCGCTTCGCCAACATCCTGCTGGGCCGCGCTCCCATCGGCTTCACCTCCTACCAGGGCGACTTCACCATCGAGGTGCCGCCGGCCACCGAGCGCCTCGTGGTGACCTTCGTGGACCCGAGGGGCGAGTTCGTGGACAGCGTCCGCGTGCTGCCCTTCGACCCCCGCGGCGCCGGCGTGTACCACGAGGTCCGTGCGCTGCGCAAGGCGGCCGCAGTGCTGCTGGACGCGGAGCGCGGCGGTGCAATCCCTCTGGGCGGCgcggaggaggaggcggcggcacCAGCTCTAGGCGAGCTGGTCTTGCCGCCCGGGACCTTCCGATACCCCGACGGCCGTCCCTACGCCGGACCAGTAGAGGCGCGTGTCACCTTCGTGGACCCTCGTGACCTGGCGTCGGCGTCCGCGGCGTCCAGCGACCTGCGCTTCCTGGACAGCTCTGGCGAGCTGGCGCCACTGCGCACCTACGGCATGTTCGCGGTGGACCTGCGCGCGCCTGGCTCCGCCGAGCAGCTGCACGCGGCGCGCGCGGCCGTGCGCGTGGACGCCGAGCACGTGCGCATGCCCGGCCACGCCGAGGCTCTGGCGCTCTGGTCGCTGGAGCCGGAGAGCGGCctgtgggaggtggagggggacGAGCAGGGGGGAGGCGGCTTCCGGCGCGAGGAGGTGGCGGCGCGCGTGCGCAGGGAGGAGCGCGCGTTCCTCGTGGGCGCGCTCACCGTGCGCGAGCGCCGCCTCTTCAACCTGGACGTGCCCGAGCGGCGCCGCTGCTTCGTGAAGGTCCGCGCCTACGGCACCGACCGCTTCGCGCCCGCCGAGCAGGTGCAGGGCGTGGTGGTGACGCTGCTCAACCTGGAGCCCGCGCCGGGCTTCACGGGCAACCCTCGCGCGTGGGGCCGCTTCGACAGCGCCGTCACCGGGCCCAACGGCGCGTGCGTGCCCGCCTTCTGCGACGCCGAGCGGCCCGACGCCTACACGGCTTTGGTGACCGCGACCCTGGGCGGCGAGGAGCTGGAGGCCGCGCCGTCGCGGCCACGCGCGACCGCAGCCGCCGTGGGCGTAGCACAGCCCTACTTGGAGCGCCTCGGCTACCAGCGCACAGACCACGACGACCCAGCGCTCAAGCGCACCGGCTTCCGCGTGAACCTTGCGCGCCCACGCGCGGGCCGCGAGTCCGAGGCGCACGGGCCCGTGTATCCGTGGCGCCGCCTGCGCGACTGTGAGGACGCGCCGGTCACCGACAGCCACTTCCGATTCTCGCGCGTGGAGGCAGACAAGTACGAGTACGACGTGGTGCCGTTCCGTGAGGGCGCACCCGCCTCGTGGACCGGAGACCTGCTGGCCTGGTGGCCCAACCCGCAGGAGTTCCGCGCGTGCTTCCTGAAGGTGCGACTGCAGGGCCCGCAGGAGTACATGGTGCGCTCGCACAACGCGGGCGGCACCCACGCGGCCACGCGCGGCCGCCTCTACGGCCTTCGGGACACCCGCAGCGTGCGCCACCCCGAGCGCCCCGGCGCCTCGGCCGCCTGCGTGGAGTTCAAGTGCGGCGGCATGCTGTTCGATCAGCGCCAGGTGGACCGGACGCTGGTGACTGTGACCCCGCAGGGCAGCTGCCGCCGCGTGGCCGTCAACACGCTCCTGCAGGACTACCTCGCCCGGCACCCGCCGCTCGCTCCCGACGGCGACGACCTAAGCGCCTTCGCTATGCTCGCCCCGCTCGACGCGCTCGGCCACAACTATGGCGTCTATACGGTCACTGACCAGAGCCCACGGCTGGCCAAGGAGATAGCCATCGGCCGCTGCTTCGATGGCTCCTCCGACGGGTTCTCCCGGGAGATGAAGGCGGACGCGGGCACGGCTGTCACCTTCCAGTGCCGTGAGCCCCccgccaggcccagtctcttccAACGGCTGCTGGAGAACCCAGCATCGGCACTGGGTGACGTCCGCAGGGAGATGGGTCAGGCCACCCGGGGTGCCCAGGCCCAAGCCGGAGATACCGACCCCTTGGGCGTGCGCCCGGGACAGTGA